CTTGTAATTTTGTATGTCATATTTGGCGAAATGGGATATGCTTTACCTCTTTTACGCTTTCTGCGGGGGAATAAAAATTCGAATTCTGCAGAGCTTGATCTTGAAGAGGTCGGTATTCACTCTATGAGAAAGACATTCTGCTGCAGATTGCACCTGTAAACGAAGGACATAGCGTTACTATTGGGTCACTTCAATCATTCGGAGTAAAAGATGACTTTGAGTATGTAGGGCTACTACAGGACACCCTAGACGATGCTTTGGAGGACTTTGAGCAGTAGTGAATGAACTACAACGGAGGCATGATGAATTCATTTCAGGGAATGAAGAACAAAACAAATACTATAAAGGAAAATCCAAATTTAACAAAAGGCATGCAATTCGTATTGAAAACAATTAAAACAATAATTAATTTTATAATACCGCGGACACCCTAAGCTTGGCTTAAACCTGGGGGTTGTTTTTTTGTAACTTTTGAGCAATTTAGACCCTTCAAAAGTGAATCCTACTCAAATAAGTAGTAAGGCTACGGCAGCTACCACAAGGAAAAGAGTAAAGCCTGGTAAGTGAATGCGGGAGGATCGAGAACTGGACTTACGATGAAGCCGAGGATCGCTGGACATGCCTAGAAGGACGAATGCTGTATTTCCTCAAAGAGATAGCATGGATTTGTTAGAAAGCGGATACGAAATTCGGAAGTGTCATTATCGAAGCCAGAACTGCGAAGGATGTCTGCAAAGAGAAAGCTGCGCGAAGGCAAGTGAAAATTGGTAATTTGTGGTTAGCTCGGAACGATTGCGGTTCCAAAAGCAGGATCGGGAGATGTTGCAAAGTGAGGAGTGATACCACTTAGCCGTTCGCTGAATGACGGAGCCAGAAAGCGTATTTGGACAACTGAAGAACAAACGGAACTTCCGACATTTTCTAATTCGCGGTATTGAAAAAGTGACGCAGGAGGTCAGTTGGCTCTCGCTTTCGATACAAGCTGCAAATGACCAAAAACGCAGAGCAGCGAATTCCCAATAACGGGAATCGCTGCTTTTTTGTATTTTAAGCTTTTGAAGATAGAGGCCTGTCTCTGCTAGTATACGTTTGGGACAACCCCTTCGTGTACTAATAATAGTAGATTCAGTGGCCGTGGTGATGTTCGTGGACAGCCCAATGAGCAGGCTCAAAATGATCATGATTACCGTGTTGATCAAAATGTCCTGGGATTGAAATCCAGTGATAACCGTGAGGGACTTGTCCTTGAGGTGGCTCTCCACTTATTGTCTGCATAGGTTCTTCATAAAAACCAATATGAGCCTCTTCATGTTCCCCCAAATCAAAATGTCCATTGTGAAATCTTACTTCATAATGCTCAGGAATTGATATCTCACGCATTGCTCGTTCTCCTTTCTATTTTGAAATCGAATATATAATGATCAAAAACTTATTTGATTATCAGGATTTCATAATGTTGTCACAAAAAAACAATTCGAAGAGGGTCCTTGTGGATATTAGAATCATACCAATTGAACCGTTCAATGCAACTGCTGACAATCCGCGAGCCGTCTTCAACCTGAAAATCCTGAGTATGAAAAGCTTCGCCGCAGCCAGGATGAGTTCGGTTATATTTGATCCAATCGTGTGGAACGGGCAGACTCGGTCATCAGCGGTAAAAGCTTGATGCTCAACGAGCAGGACTACTCAGAACTGGTAATGTCGGTAATCAAACTGAACCCAGAGCGGTTGCTGAACATTGCCTTGAACATAGTATCTGGCCGATGGAATTCAGATGCCCTTGCTCATATTCTTATTGAGTTGCAGCAGGATGGGGTAAACACTTCTCTCTCAGGATTTGATGAAGTCGCCCTGGAATAATTGCTTTGGTGACATCCGTATTCCAAACTTTTACACCTGGACTCCCGAAGATCAAGCGATTTTGGCGTGTTGAGTTTAAAGCTGGTAATTTGTTTGCACTGCGGAGAGGAATTCGAACATGATTGATCTAAAAGTGAATTGGGCGACACATGCCGAGGTAAAGTTTGCTAGTGAGAACTTCCACTACAGCCTCAACAACATCATGGTGGGATCTATCAAGCTACCAATTGGGTTTATGAAGGGAAGACCGGAGAGAAGAAGTAGCCAGAGGGAATCGCAAGTTCTCCTTGGCTACCATTTTATATTGTGCTGAAGACATACCAAAAGAACAGACTTCCCAAAAATAGCACAGCAGTCATGCCAAGAAGCACTCCAATAATGACTTTTTCAGATCTGTTATATTTCTTCACAATGATCCCCCGATGTTCTTAGATTATTCTTCAATGTGAACCGAGGACCGGAAGGCGTACCATAGCAGTCCATAAGCTATTCCGAAGTAAAGGAGTACACCCAGTATGGATATGGACAGAAGAATGATGATAACTTTATTTCCATTCATACATTTACCTCCTAAATAAAAAACTCTCCCGATTTTTCGTGTGGGGGAGAGACTGAAAATGAAGACTGAGCAAAGCCCTTACATAATAATATAAAGGAATTATAATTCCAGATCAATCCACTTTATTTTACATACTATTCCATCTCCTATATACTTAACCAGAAGAGAATTCTAGTGGCAGACATGGGAGTGGATCATGAAGAATACATATAAGGTGATGCTTTCGCTGATGCTCGCCCTGGCGTTGATAGGTCCGGTGGCTGGGGCGGAAGGAGCGGCTTTGCCAGCGGAGACCCAAGCGAGGCTTATGGAGCAATATGGGCTGGATGCGCCGGCTCTCCCGTTGTGGGATTGGAGCAGCGTTGATGTCGGGGGCAGTGGAATTACAGGTGGGATGCTGTTCGTGTGCCGGCTGATGTTGAATCCGCTGGGGTTCTTGTTGCAAGAGATGCTGTATATTCTGTAGTTGAGGGGGAAAAGAATGAATTCGCGTTATGATACGCCAAGTCCTGCACGCAGAGTCCGCAGGAGATCGGGCGGTAAGTCGTTACTGGTCCTTATCCTTGTTCTGGTTGTGATGGCTGTTACGAATCCGGGGAAGGAAGCATTCAGTGAGTATTTTATGAAGAATCTGGAGAATACGCTTGATCAGGAAATAGGCGACGGAATTAGCAAACTGGTGGCCCAGCCTGTAATTGAGTCATTGACCAAGAGGGATAACTACATTTTGTTCTCGGTATTCAGTGTACCGGACCTTAAGAATACCAATTTTTTTACCGGGGATGGCGGGGCCACGAAGAAGTATATCGGATTGTTTAAAATCATGTTCATTAAGCTGTAAATATGGTTTACATATTGTTCCATAACCCGGTATAATTGAATAGATTCGAGACGGAATCTTTAATATGGTTGTGGAACAAGGAGGAACGAAGTTGAATACGGCTTATAAAGTACTGTCCAGTGATGCTGATCTATTCGCTGCCGCACTGGCACAGGTACAGGTCTACGTCGTTCAGCTGGTTGATGGCAAACCGCATGTGATTGCTGATTATGCCGGACCTGTACAGAAATGGACACCGGAGTACATAGTGCTGGCCGGAATGACTTATAGACGCGATGAATTTGAATTCCGGGTACGATTGAACAAGAAGTGAGCATAATTCGCTACCCGCTACCTGCGGCTCTAACATTACTGCCGAATCACACAATCTTTGGAGCCATTCTTGGCATCTCTTATACTATCCAAGTGTAAAAGAGGTGTAAAGATGAGCCAAAGAGAACGTAACCGGATTCGCAGAGCCATTAATGTCCTGCTTACACAGCGGGCTGTCCTGCTGGAGAGACTGGAAGAAATCAATGAGAATCTGCGCAGAGTGCCTAGAGGTTCGCGGGCCAGAAGAGAGCTGCTGGCAGCCAGAGAATCGATCCGCGAGGCCATCCGTTTGAATACGGTGGCTATCCGTCTGTTGAGAAGTGTGCTATAGTCTGTATCCGCTCTAATTCATAGGAGTAACAGGAACCCTTGGGGCGCAATCTGGCGTCTCAAGGGTTTTTGTGACGTTCCTATTCCCGGATGGTGACACGGGTACCTATGGGAACGAGGGCGGCCAGAGCCAGAACATCTGCGTTATACATGCGTATACAGCCGTGCGAGACCATATGGCCGATGGAGGATGGGTTATTGGTTCCGTGGATGCCATAATGCGGCTTAGATAGCCCCATCCAGAAGGCACCGAATGGACCGCCCGGATTGGGCTGCTTGTTAATGATGGTGTATTCGCCTACAGGCGAGACGGTTAACATTTTACCGATGCCGACAGGGAAGCCTCTGGTGACAACGTCATTATCCAGCAGGTACAGCATGCGCTGTGACAGATCGACGATAATTCGGTAATTGGGCATACAGATCAGCACTCCTTTGTAATCAGGATATGTGCGGAGCGGTGCAGCGGTTCACAGAAAAGTGGCTAAAAATCCAATTACGAACAAATGTTTGCGTTGGGCTTTTTGGCGACTATACGAAATGAACAGAAAACAGGCTGCTTCGCATGGTGCGGAGCAGCCTGTTCTTAAGCGGGGAGTAGATTAGTGGATATCGCGGAATAATCCGATGACCCGTCCCAAAATCGTAACGCGGTTAAGGCGGAGAGGCTCGTACGCCGGATTCTCCGGTTGCAGCCTGATATGATCCCGTTCCTTGTAGAAGGTCTTGACAGTTGCTTCATCTTCATCGGTCATCGCTACAACAATATCGCCATTGTCGGCAGTCTGCTGCTGGCGTACGATGACATAATCCCCGTTCATAATTCCGGCATCCACCATACTATCACCAAGGACAGATAGCATAAATACCTTGTTATCGCCTACATAATGAGCAGGCAATGGGAAGTAATCCTCAATATTCTCTGTTGCAGTAATAGGAACACCAGCTGTAACCTTACCCACTACCGGGATGCGGGTAACGGTCTGGACGAATTGATGCACATTCTCTGAATCTTCCTGGCCGAGTAATTCAATGGCACGCGGCTTCGTTGGGTCACGCCGGATCAGGCCCTTCTTCTCTAGCCGGTCCAAGTGACCATGCACGGTAGAACTGGAGGCCAGGCCGACAGCCTCGCCAATCTCGCGGACGGACGGAGGATAACCCTTGCTGCGGACTTCATTACGTATAAATTCCAGGATCGCCAGCTGACGACTAGAAATCTTTGACATCGGAATCAACCCCATATACTATGTTTGGGAAAATTATAACATAGAACTTCCGTTCGTACAAACATAAGTTCTAAAATGAGGAAAATATGAGAACGGAAAAATAGAGAACAAACGTTCCGAGAAAACTATTGATCGAAACACATGTTCGTGTTATATTATTTTCGAAAGCGAGAACAAGTGTTTGGAGGATGATGATCATGTTAAAGTATAGTACATACAACAGCATCTACAATAATGAGGATATCAAGGTGTCTGCTACCGGCAATCCAACTGCTAATAGTAATGTAACCAAGATCAAGGACGCAATTCTTCATAGTCTCGCTGCGCTCTCATCGCTATTCCGTCAGGTCAGCCTGATGAAGCTGCTCCTGGTGCTGATGCTTGTTATTTCGGGATTCACTGTGGTGGGGAATGTTTTTGCCGGTTCGGTCTCTTCAATGAAGCCGGATAAGCGGATCGTAGTCGAGCGTGGAGATACCTTATGGAGCATTGCGTTAAGTAACAAGCCTGAGGACATGAAGACAGCCGTATATATAGAAGGAATAATGAAGACGAATCATTTGGAGAACAGCGTCATTAAGGCCGGAGATATTCTGACTTTACCTTTATACTGAAGGAATGTGTCAGACTAATGATCGACTGTGAGAGCTTTCAGGGGGTAGACCTTGACAAGCTCTTTTTCTCATGGCAAAGTTAAAATGAATTTAGAGGGAGGGAAACGTATTGAATATTGACGAATTGGTCGCACGCATCAATGAATTGGCACGCAAAGCTAAGAACGGCGGCCTGAATGAAGAGGAACTGGCTGAACGTGCCAAGCTCCGCGAGATTTACCTGGGGAATATCCGCACTAACTTTCGGGCCCAGCTTGATACTATCGAAATTGTGGACAATCCGGAGCATGAA
The sequence above is a segment of the Paenibacillus sp. FSL R7-0204 genome. Coding sequences within it:
- a CDS encoding DUF4359 domain-containing protein — protein: MNSRYDTPSPARRVRRRSGGKSLLVLILVLVVMAVTNPGKEAFSEYFMKNLENTLDQEIGDGISKLVAQPVIESLTKRDNYILFSVFSVPDLKNTNFFTGDGGATKKYIGLFKIMFIKL
- the lexA gene encoding transcriptional repressor LexA, producing MSKISSRQLAILEFIRNEVRSKGYPPSVREIGEAVGLASSSTVHGHLDRLEKKGLIRRDPTKPRAIELLGQEDSENVHQFVQTVTRIPVVGKVTAGVPITATENIEDYFPLPAHYVGDNKVFMLSVLGDSMVDAGIMNGDYVIVRQQQTADNGDIVVAMTDEDEATVKTFYKERDHIRLQPENPAYEPLRLNRVTILGRVIGLFRDIH
- a CDS encoding LysM peptidoglycan-binding domain-containing protein, with translation MLKYSTYNSIYNNEDIKVSATGNPTANSNVTKIKDAILHSLAALSSLFRQVSLMKLLLVLMLVISGFTVVGNVFAGSVSSMKPDKRIVVERGDTLWSIALSNKPEDMKTAVYIEGIMKTNHLENSVIKAGDILTLPLY
- a CDS encoding DUF896 domain-containing protein, with product MNIDELVARINELARKAKNGGLNEEELAERAKLREIYLGNIRTNFRAQLDTIEIVDNPEHEEGNNGLKH
- a CDS encoding L,D-transpeptidase, translated to MPNYRIIVDLSQRMLYLLDNDVVTRGFPVGIGKMLTVSPVGEYTIINKQPNPGGPFGAFWMGLSKPHYGIHGTNNPSSIGHMVSHGCIRMYNADVLALAALVPIGTRVTIRE